Proteins encoded within one genomic window of Methanomassiliicoccales archaeon:
- a CDS encoding M48 family metalloprotease — MTLQFFQPYFYYSLVLSLALYIAVNLTVRFTRIGDHRLRSYLFALPMLSPMFVYLLYQPRLDILLVERNLPSMPFPPNPMSLMQPHPLPPVTQSVLSVTGSLCVSGISLGISLLVLCLILNRFATRRGFIPLSEEDFPKAIGMVAKRCKRFGIEMPHIGLMEDLRPNAFVGGHGRSAVLVFSLGMLETFDQEELTVAIDHELMHLKNRDTLFRSAMVGLIAMSFFNPIAYLSYTATLREREHLADDGSTPTKRSREALRSALRKAAETTSLIEGMASMSNLRLVGLLPLFPRNMLATHPAEEKRLESISRPNRERKASRMMVCMTLLCVIALSGVLLTVFMDTRDILIQGSSLGMNLLGADERHVMDHAFPGNASMVLHEGLSKDFTFLPPRWPGNQAERSLAQFGNFSR; from the coding sequence ATGACCCTGCAGTTCTTCCAACCATATTTCTATTACTCCTTGGTCCTGAGCCTGGCACTTTACATTGCGGTCAACTTGACGGTCCGATTCACCAGGATCGGGGACCACCGACTGAGGTCCTATCTGTTCGCACTACCGATGCTTTCCCCGATGTTCGTCTATTTGCTGTACCAACCACGATTGGACATACTACTGGTGGAGAGGAACCTGCCCTCGATGCCATTCCCGCCGAATCCGATGAGCCTGATGCAACCCCATCCCCTCCCTCCGGTCACACAGTCAGTGCTCTCGGTCACCGGGTCGCTATGCGTGTCCGGTATCTCGTTGGGCATATCATTGCTGGTGCTGTGCCTCATCCTAAACCGCTTCGCAACGAGGAGGGGATTCATACCGCTCTCCGAGGAGGATTTCCCAAAAGCGATCGGCATGGTAGCCAAGCGCTGCAAGCGGTTCGGCATAGAGATGCCACACATCGGGCTCATGGAAGATCTTCGCCCGAACGCCTTCGTCGGCGGCCACGGACGGTCGGCCGTCCTGGTCTTCAGCCTGGGCATGCTGGAGACATTTGACCAGGAGGAGCTGACGGTGGCGATAGACCATGAATTGATGCATCTTAAGAACCGGGATACGCTATTTCGGTCAGCGATGGTCGGGCTCATAGCCATGTCGTTCTTCAATCCGATAGCCTATCTTTCCTATACCGCTACGCTCCGGGAAAGGGAGCACTTGGCGGATGACGGATCGACCCCCACCAAGAGGTCCCGTGAAGCGCTCCGGAGCGCATTGAGAAAGGCGGCCGAAACCACAAGCTTGATCGAGGGAATGGCATCGATGAGCAACCTTAGGCTGGTGGGGCTGCTTCCGTTATTTCCGCGCAACATGCTGGCCACACACCCAGCCGAGGAAAAGAGGCTCGAATCCATCAGCCGTCCGAACCGGGAGCGCAAGGCCAGTCGTATGATGGTTTGCATGACTTTGTTGTGTGTGATCGCATTGTCCGGGGTCCTGCTGACCGTTTTTATGGATACCCGTGACATATTGATCCAAGGATCGTCGTTGGGAATGAATTTACTAGGCGCGGATGAGCGTCACGTGATGGATCATGCATTCCCCGGCAATGCCAGCATGGTGCTCCATGAAGGCCTTTCTAAAGATTTCACCTTCCTTCCCCCACGGTGGCCGGGGAACCAGGCCGAGCGCTCGCTGGCCCAGTTTGGCAACTTCTCAAGATAA
- the nadX gene encoding aspartate dehydrogenase yields the protein MRLLIIGSGAIGAALAKAIDDMPEVDSFYITDKNEERAMKCVKGFSKAKFISSTDESVRAHLKNVNLVVEAASQDAVKHYVPLILGHGNDVLVMSVGAFADDGFREKCFGLAKRKGGRLYVPSGAVCGTDGLHSASADRIDSVELHSTKGPKSFKDVPYLKEIGIDVDTLTEKTVIYHGPAREAVVHFPKNVNVSATIALLGLGLDKTMVTLICDPTCDCNSHRLIVKGVFGEIDAETDNVPFPSNPATSYLAALSAIAAIKRIAGNVWIGV from the coding sequence ATGCGTCTCCTCATCATCGGAAGCGGAGCCATAGGCGCGGCATTGGCAAAGGCGATCGACGACATGCCAGAAGTGGACTCGTTCTACATCACGGACAAGAACGAGGAACGCGCCATGAAGTGTGTCAAGGGCTTCAGCAAGGCTAAGTTCATTTCATCCACCGATGAGAGCGTCCGGGCCCATCTGAAGAACGTCAACCTGGTGGTCGAGGCGGCCAGTCAGGACGCGGTCAAACACTATGTTCCGCTTATCCTAGGGCATGGGAACGATGTGCTGGTGATGAGCGTCGGAGCGTTCGCCGACGACGGGTTCCGGGAGAAATGCTTTGGACTGGCCAAGAGAAAGGGAGGGCGCCTATACGTTCCATCTGGAGCGGTCTGCGGTACCGATGGACTGCACTCGGCATCGGCCGACCGCATCGATTCGGTCGAACTTCACAGTACAAAAGGTCCGAAAAGTTTCAAGGACGTCCCCTATCTGAAGGAGATCGGCATCGACGTCGATACTCTCACCGAGAAGACCGTCATCTACCATGGACCGGCCCGCGAAGCGGTGGTCCATTTCCCCAAGAACGTCAACGTCTCAGCGACCATAGCTCTGCTAGGGCTCGGTCTGGACAAGACCATGGTGACGCTCATCTGCGACCCTACATGCGACTGCAACTCGCACCGCCTGATCGTCAAAGGCGTTTTCGGGGAGATCGATGCCGAGACCGACAACGTGCCATTTCCCTCAAATCCTGCCACTTCATACCTCGCAGCGCTATCGGCAATTGCTGCGATAAAGCGCATCGCCGGAAATGTCTGGATCGGGGTCTGA
- a CDS encoding BlaI/MecI/CopY family transcriptional regulator has protein sequence MVPMEDKPYEIPQYNLNAADLESFLGPLEARVLQAVWSFESYPITVRDCYKVLNEKGKIAYTTVMSTMDRLHEKGYLERTIERGKGGLLYKYWPRMSKDEFNSHAVREIIGSLVNKFGKGMVASCFTDEVAKK, from the coding sequence ATGGTCCCAATGGAAGATAAGCCCTACGAAATCCCCCAATACAACCTGAACGCAGCCGACCTGGAATCGTTCCTCGGGCCCTTGGAGGCAAGGGTGCTGCAGGCGGTCTGGAGCTTCGAAAGCTACCCTATCACCGTAAGGGATTGCTACAAGGTCCTGAACGAGAAGGGCAAGATCGCTTATACCACGGTCATGTCGACCATGGACCGTCTGCACGAGAAGGGCTACCTCGAGCGAACGATTGAGCGCGGAAAGGGCGGGCTGCTTTACAAGTATTGGCCAAGGATGAGCAAGGACGAGTTCAACTCACACGCCGTCCGAGAGATCATCGGCAGCCTGGTGAACAAGTTCGGCAAAGGCATGGTCGCCAGTTGCTTCACCGATGAAGTGGCGAAGAAATGA
- a CDS encoding FtsX-like permease family protein encodes MGLANRAFKSIWRRKWRTGVALIAIAIAMAIMISIPAGLNANQAAAVSARDSIQASLDSMNNEITNMSLVVEVSYGQAGRGVPGDRNMTAPTVPSVSNMKTIAASDVSNISSLDGVVSIVSYLEKTEGMPDMSSFSPGSFAPGSSPTRTQMNFSAVYSVWGIPTDVTVSGLTPSIVSGRAINANETGVAVISQSLATSWGLGVGDTKTIEGVTFTIVGISSSTTSTSSTSTVPGGSTMSDRIVYVDLAQAMYSMSGTYTNLYVYANSTASAETIALEIETLLSSSTVTTSTERVAQLSASQTRMTTSLASQNATLALTQATANQETVLALVATSAIILLIMVFSVRERVREIGVMKTLGFSNRSIVSQFMLEGLSVTFLGCIIGSIVGIMAYPILSSLLMPAATSNASTNGAQAVQTVAATVTASPELSMVLIAFVAVLAMGAVGSLYPAWKASRIKPVEALRNE; translated from the coding sequence ATGGGCTTGGCCAATCGAGCTTTCAAGAGCATTTGGAGAAGAAAATGGAGGACCGGGGTGGCGCTGATCGCGATCGCCATCGCAATGGCGATCATGATATCGATACCGGCAGGCCTGAATGCCAATCAAGCTGCCGCGGTGAGCGCAAGGGACAGCATACAAGCATCCCTCGATTCCATGAACAACGAGATCACGAACATGTCACTCGTGGTTGAGGTCTCATATGGTCAAGCTGGAAGAGGAGTGCCCGGTGACCGTAACATGACCGCCCCGACTGTTCCTTCGGTCTCGAACATGAAGACGATCGCTGCCTCTGACGTATCCAACATCAGCTCATTGGACGGAGTCGTGAGCATTGTCAGCTACCTCGAGAAGACCGAGGGGATGCCGGATATGAGCAGCTTCTCTCCGGGGAGTTTCGCCCCGGGAAGCAGCCCGACACGTACCCAGATGAACTTTAGCGCGGTCTACAGTGTGTGGGGCATACCTACGGATGTCACCGTCAGCGGGCTTACCCCGTCCATCGTTAGTGGGAGGGCCATCAACGCCAATGAGACCGGCGTCGCGGTGATCAGCCAGTCGCTGGCCACCAGCTGGGGATTGGGTGTCGGCGACACCAAGACCATCGAAGGGGTCACATTTACCATCGTCGGCATCAGTTCAAGCACGACTTCCACGAGCTCTACCTCAACGGTCCCTGGCGGGTCGACAATGTCAGACCGCATCGTCTACGTGGACCTGGCCCAGGCTATGTATTCAATGTCAGGCACATACACCAATCTTTATGTCTATGCCAATTCCACGGCGTCGGCCGAGACGATCGCGCTGGAGATTGAGACATTGCTTTCCAGCTCTACAGTGACCACATCCACTGAGCGCGTGGCGCAGCTGAGCGCCTCACAGACCAGGATGACCACATCCCTGGCCAGCCAGAACGCCACCCTCGCCCTGACCCAAGCGACGGCCAACCAAGAGACCGTTCTTGCCTTGGTCGCCACCAGCGCCATCATATTGTTGATCATGGTGTTCTCGGTCCGGGAAAGGGTAAGAGAGATCGGGGTCATGAAAACCCTCGGTTTCAGTAACAGGAGCATAGTAAGCCAGTTCATGCTCGAAGGCTTATCCGTGACGTTCCTCGGCTGCATCATCGGTTCGATAGTGGGCATCATGGCATATCCTATACTGTCCAGTCTCTTGATGCCGGCGGCAACGTCCAATGCAAGCACAAACGGTGCACAGGCCGTCCAGACGGTTGCAGCGACGGTGACCGCCAGCCCCGAGCTCAGCATGGTCCTGATCGCCTTCGTGGCCGTCCTTGCCATGGGGGCTGTCGGCAGTCTCTACCCGGCCTGGAAGGCCTCGAGGATCAAACCGGTGGAGGCGCTTCGCAATGAGTGA
- a CDS encoding GNAT family N-acetyltransferase gives MRLTFVIRMNVHIRDAKGSDIEAINDIYNYYVLNSTCTAQTEPEPREGREQWFSEHTGKYVVIVAEWEGQVVGWGSLSRYHRRHAYWPTAEDSIYVKHDMLHKGIGKMLLEALIKKARESGFHSLMGVISSEQLASIRLHECFGFQEVGHLREVELKFNRRLDVTFMQLML, from the coding sequence ATGCGGTTGACATTCGTGATAAGGATGAACGTGCACATTCGCGATGCCAAAGGATCGGATATCGAGGCGATCAACGACATTTACAATTACTACGTGCTGAACTCGACATGTACGGCCCAGACCGAGCCGGAGCCGAGGGAGGGCAGGGAACAGTGGTTCTCCGAGCATACCGGAAAGTACGTGGTCATTGTGGCCGAATGGGAAGGACAGGTGGTTGGGTGGGGTTCGCTTTCCAGGTATCATCGGCGTCATGCCTATTGGCCCACCGCTGAGGATTCCATTTACGTTAAGCACGACATGCTCCACAAGGGGATCGGCAAAATGCTCCTGGAGGCATTGATAAAGAAAGCACGGGAATCCGGTTTCCATAGCCTAATGGGGGTCATCTCATCGGAGCAGTTGGCCAGCATACGGCTGCATGAGTGTTTCGGCTTTCAGGAGGTCGGCCACCTGAGGGAGGTCGAACTGAAGTTCAATCGCAGGCTGGACGTGACCTTCATGCAGCTGATGCTGTGA
- a CDS encoding TldD/PmbA family protein has protein sequence MQLEPIMKKAIKTALSEGVNDAEVFAVRSRTLSVYVDDNCIKNVEEKADQGLSVRVIRARKVGQASSTYSNIRDSESCAVKAVKLAGMSQPDPAFKSFPVSDKGAESPNVYDKAVSAMDADTITDLAKKIVASASDAGKVKVPSGMIRVAAIQSMLVNTNGVETENRNTMIYAHFTSMTEGKDPGEGVRSFFSPHLSGLDTAEFGKQLGQGAIDSMKAVPFEGEKRMTVIIPPIELQELLHSTVSYSISAENVHRHRSAWAEMAGKEVASPGITMVDDPFDPKGMLSCGYDDEGVRTSRKVLIDRGVLKTFLYDSYNAQKGGVKPTGNGIRRSPMDSQNLYRNGIDIDPVNLVVKPGTKSLEQVIAGIDEGLMIGRLASADASGITGAFGLEIRCAYRIEKGAITGTVNHALVAGNMYDALKNVRDVANDTTVIRSGILPSVAFEGMEIIGSK, from the coding sequence ATGCAGCTCGAACCGATCATGAAGAAGGCGATCAAGACCGCTTTGTCGGAAGGAGTGAACGATGCCGAGGTGTTCGCGGTACGTTCCCGGACGCTGTCGGTCTATGTGGATGACAACTGCATCAAGAACGTCGAAGAGAAGGCGGACCAGGGCCTGTCAGTTCGGGTGATCCGGGCCAGGAAGGTCGGTCAGGCCTCGTCCACCTACTCGAACATACGGGATTCGGAGAGCTGTGCGGTGAAAGCGGTGAAGCTGGCCGGGATGTCCCAGCCTGACCCGGCATTCAAAAGCTTCCCTGTTTCCGACAAAGGGGCGGAATCGCCGAACGTTTACGACAAGGCCGTTTCCGCGATGGATGCCGATACCATCACCGACCTGGCCAAGAAAATCGTGGCCTCCGCCTCGGACGCCGGCAAGGTAAAGGTGCCCAGCGGAATGATCCGGGTCGCGGCCATCCAGTCGATGCTGGTGAACACGAACGGAGTGGAGACGGAGAACCGCAATACCATGATATATGCCCATTTCACCTCCATGACGGAAGGGAAGGATCCTGGGGAGGGGGTGCGCAGCTTCTTCTCGCCCCACCTGTCCGGTCTTGACACCGCCGAGTTCGGCAAACAGCTGGGCCAGGGCGCCATCGACTCGATGAAGGCCGTGCCCTTCGAAGGGGAGAAGAGGATGACGGTCATCATCCCGCCGATCGAGCTGCAGGAGCTCCTCCACTCGACCGTCTCATATTCCATCAGTGCGGAGAACGTTCACCGGCACCGCTCCGCCTGGGCGGAGATGGCTGGCAAGGAGGTCGCGTCCCCGGGCATCACCATGGTCGATGACCCCTTCGATCCGAAGGGCATGCTGTCCTGCGGATACGATGACGAAGGGGTCCGCACCAGCCGCAAGGTCCTGATCGACCGGGGCGTGCTGAAGACGTTCCTGTACGATTCGTACAATGCGCAGAAGGGAGGCGTCAAACCCACCGGCAATGGCATACGTCGCTCCCCAATGGATTCCCAGAACTTGTACCGCAACGGCATCGATATCGACCCGGTCAACCTGGTGGTGAAGCCCGGTACGAAGAGCCTGGAGCAGGTCATAGCCGGGATCGACGAGGGATTGATGATAGGGCGCTTGGCCTCCGCCGATGCCAGTGGGATCACCGGAGCGTTCGGGTTGGAGATCCGCTGTGCCTATAGGATCGAGAAGGGCGCTATCACCGGGACGGTCAACCACGCCTTGGTGGCTGGCAACATGTACGACGCGCTGAAGAATGTGAGGGATGTGGCGAACGATACCACCGTCATCCGTTCCGGCATATTGCCATCCGTGGCGTTCGAAGGAATGGAGATCATCGGATCGAAATGA
- a CDS encoding aminopeptidase P family protein → MTERGKRIFSKLKEEIDAIVLINGDEPNLDMAFSYAAGTEAGLFEGCVTVVDPDGKVRMISSQLEETSARRSKAEVSVFQGAEDRSNRMKDSFGHAKKIGINGNGLTYANYMDIKNAAPKAEIVDVSYAIAASRLVKDQDEIGRLRKACQIASRIGEELPSIVKEGMPEFEAAAEVGYRMMKLGASATSFTTNASWGPNSAEPHHEPDDSRLKKGDTVLFDYGALYNKYGSDVTRTFVFGKAEDWQKEIYDIVLQSQLEAIDAVHAGARAKDVDAVARRIIDSTRYKGRFIHSLGHGIGLSVHDGGRFSPTSEIILEENMVMTVEPGIYLPGKGGVRIEDDIRVTKNGCEVLTTAKKEFMVI, encoded by the coding sequence ATGACAGAAAGGGGAAAGCGGATATTCAGCAAGCTAAAGGAAGAGATCGATGCCATCGTGCTCATAAACGGCGACGAGCCGAACCTGGACATGGCGTTCTCCTATGCCGCCGGCACCGAGGCCGGGCTTTTCGAGGGCTGCGTCACCGTGGTCGACCCAGATGGAAAGGTCAGGATGATTTCCAGTCAATTGGAGGAAACCAGCGCCAGGCGTTCCAAGGCTGAGGTCTCGGTGTTCCAAGGGGCCGAAGACAGGTCGAACCGGATGAAGGATTCGTTCGGCCATGCCAAGAAGATAGGCATCAACGGGAATGGATTGACCTACGCTAACTACATGGATATCAAGAATGCCGCCCCTAAGGCGGAGATCGTTGACGTCTCATATGCCATCGCGGCCTCCCGTCTGGTAAAGGACCAGGACGAGATAGGGCGGCTAAGGAAAGCCTGCCAGATAGCCTCACGGATCGGCGAGGAACTGCCCTCCATCGTCAAGGAAGGGATGCCAGAGTTCGAGGCGGCGGCCGAGGTCGGATACCGCATGATGAAGTTGGGCGCTTCGGCAACGTCGTTCACCACCAATGCCTCCTGGGGCCCGAACAGTGCCGAGCCGCACCATGAGCCGGACGACAGCAGGCTGAAGAAGGGGGACACCGTCCTGTTCGACTACGGCGCATTGTACAACAAATATGGCTCCGACGTCACCAGGACTTTCGTCTTCGGCAAGGCCGAGGACTGGCAGAAGGAGATCTACGATATCGTATTGCAGTCACAGCTGGAGGCCATAGACGCGGTCCATGCCGGTGCCCGGGCAAAGGATGTCGATGCGGTCGCTCGGCGCATTATCGATTCCACGCGGTACAAGGGGCGCTTCATCCATTCGCTTGGTCATGGGATAGGACTGTCGGTACATGACGGCGGAAGGTTCTCGCCCACATCGGAGATCATATTGGAGGAGAACATGGTGATGACGGTCGAGCCTGGCATCTATCTTCCGGGGAAGGGCGGTGTCAGGATCGAGGACGACATACGGGTGACCAAGAACGGATGCGAGGTCCTCACCACCGCCAAGAAAGAGTTCATGGTGATCTGA
- a CDS encoding archease, whose translation MRYEQLEHTADVMIKAYGRTLEECYGNAAYALFNTMVDATTIDPTQEIDIVQEGHDYESLLYNFLSEFLYVHDVTRLVLCEFDVTIDGFKIKCKARGERLDLEKHQPKTEIKAITYHMLKVDLDEPSVTVIFDI comes from the coding sequence ATGAGATACGAACAGCTGGAGCACACCGCCGATGTCATGATCAAGGCATACGGCAGGACATTGGAGGAGTGTTACGGCAATGCGGCCTATGCCCTGTTCAACACCATGGTCGATGCCACAACGATCGATCCGACGCAGGAGATCGACATAGTCCAGGAAGGGCATGACTATGAATCCCTTCTTTACAACTTCCTCTCGGAGTTCTTGTACGTGCACGATGTGACCCGACTGGTCCTGTGCGAGTTCGATGTTACCATTGACGGTTTCAAAATCAAGTGCAAGGCCAGGGGCGAGAGGCTCGACCTGGAGAAGCACCAGCCGAAGACCGAGATCAAGGCGATCACATACCATATGCTGAAGGTGGACCTGGATGAACCTTCCGTGACGGTGATATTCGATATATGA
- a CDS encoding PfkB family carbohydrate kinase: MKDIVGVGSLNQDLIYEVEGLEIAGRSFIPGGEVIGTAEQFRSVLEEVEREGHLLQKSGGGSAANAVYSMSRMGFCAGFIGTVGNDSEGDFLIDSMGKVDCSHVKRAEATGACISLVAETDRSLILLPNANDSLTVTKDDMDFANDSSIVHLSSFVGDPALKEQIELVRSLNSDVLISFDPGEVYAKKGLDAIHPIIERSNIIFLNERELRSLTGQNGVAGAGDLMRMGPKTVVLKMGSAGSTLFSGGGNHFIPAKRVKVMDKTGAGDVYASGFLAGVLRGWGLEDCAEFATKAAAASIAAAGRDGYPDRMMLEKFERGEL, from the coding sequence ATGAAGGACATCGTCGGAGTGGGTTCACTCAACCAGGACCTGATTTACGAGGTCGAGGGGCTCGAGATAGCGGGCAGGTCCTTCATACCGGGCGGCGAGGTCATCGGGACCGCCGAACAGTTCCGGTCCGTTCTCGAAGAAGTGGAAAGGGAAGGGCACCTGTTGCAGAAGAGCGGGGGCGGTTCGGCCGCCAACGCTGTCTACTCGATGTCCCGGATGGGATTCTGCGCCGGCTTCATCGGCACCGTCGGCAACGACAGTGAAGGGGATTTCCTGATCGACTCCATGGGCAAGGTCGATTGCTCCCATGTGAAGAGGGCGGAAGCCACCGGCGCCTGCATATCGCTGGTCGCAGAAACGGACCGATCACTGATACTGCTGCCCAACGCCAATGACAGCCTTACCGTCACCAAGGACGACATGGACTTTGCGAATGACTCCTCCATCGTCCACCTCTCATCGTTCGTGGGCGATCCGGCCCTAAAGGAACAGATCGAGTTGGTGCGATCGCTCAATAGTGACGTGCTCATCTCCTTCGACCCGGGCGAGGTGTATGCCAAGAAAGGTCTGGACGCGATCCATCCGATCATCGAGCGTTCCAACATCATTTTCCTGAACGAAAGGGAACTGCGATCGCTCACCGGACAGAACGGAGTGGCGGGGGCCGGGGACCTGATGCGGATGGGGCCGAAGACGGTGGTACTAAAGATGGGCTCGGCGGGTTCGACCTTGTTCTCGGGTGGCGGCAACCATTTTATCCCTGCCAAGAGAGTAAAGGTGATGGACAAGACCGGCGCGGGCGACGTATACGCCTCGGGCTTCCTCGCGGGAGTGCTCCGCGGATGGGGCTTGGAGGATTGCGCCGAGTTCGCCACCAAAGCCGCGGCAGCGAGCATCGCCGCGGCGGGACGGGATGGATATCCCGACAGAATGATGCTTGAAAAGTTCGAAAGGGGAGAGCTATGA
- a CDS encoding TldD/PmbA family protein, translating to MEDILAKAVRSMQDQGAEFCDARHQAIDRTFIAMVDGSVRMIDNGRLEGVVLRSRFNGSWGYASTVDLGNESIIDAGNRSVVNAKHGTAKGKRIPDRKANRSKVNANVKLHPSKVPIEEKVAVMKDLDRAQKIDDRVVNVNSVYREEVKSNLLVSSFGDSLQWEEVRARVFAQPVAHEGDRTEYYFDLIDGTKGFEMVKEVDIMDFGRRAAEEAVKMLKAKKAPSGLQTVISDPMISGLLAHEVMGHASEADEVVKKRSFLSSVVGKKVASPLITMVDDGTIAGAHGSIPFDDEGTPSSRTTIIKDGVYQGYMHSLETAAEMGVEPTGNGRAQDFGHRVWVRMTNTFFDKGDATLEEMLEDVKYGVLTDHMISGMEDPVAGGFEAKALRGFLIENGKVTDMLRSFTLTGNALEILKTTDSVGKEVLFDGGTCGKGIEDFVPVSSGGPYCRSKITLGGG from the coding sequence ATGGAAGACATACTTGCCAAGGCGGTCCGCTCCATGCAGGACCAGGGCGCAGAGTTCTGCGATGCCCGCCACCAGGCCATTGACCGGACGTTCATAGCCATGGTCGACGGAAGCGTGCGGATGATCGATAATGGCCGTCTCGAGGGAGTGGTCCTCCGCTCCCGGTTCAATGGTTCGTGGGGCTATGCTTCGACCGTCGACCTGGGCAACGAGTCGATCATAGATGCAGGCAACCGTTCGGTCGTGAACGCCAAGCATGGCACCGCCAAGGGCAAGAGGATCCCGGACCGGAAGGCCAACCGGTCCAAGGTCAATGCAAATGTCAAGCTTCATCCCTCCAAGGTCCCGATCGAGGAGAAGGTCGCGGTCATGAAGGACCTGGACCGGGCGCAGAAGATAGACGATCGCGTGGTCAATGTCAACTCGGTCTACCGCGAAGAGGTCAAGAGCAACCTGCTGGTCTCCTCGTTCGGGGATTCCCTGCAATGGGAGGAGGTCCGGGCCCGTGTGTTCGCCCAGCCAGTGGCTCACGAGGGCGACCGGACCGAGTACTATTTCGACCTTATCGATGGCACCAAGGGATTCGAGATGGTCAAGGAGGTGGACATCATGGATTTCGGCAGGCGCGCTGCCGAGGAGGCGGTCAAGATGCTCAAGGCGAAGAAGGCTCCGTCCGGTCTTCAAACGGTCATCAGCGACCCGATGATATCTGGATTGCTGGCGCATGAGGTCATGGGGCACGCTTCCGAGGCCGACGAAGTGGTAAAGAAAAGGTCCTTCCTAAGCAGCGTGGTCGGCAAGAAGGTCGCCAGTCCCCTGATCACCATGGTGGATGATGGCACCATCGCCGGCGCCCACGGATCCATTCCTTTCGATGACGAGGGCACTCCCTCATCCCGGACCACAATCATCAAGGATGGCGTCTACCAGGGATACATGCACAGCTTGGAGACGGCGGCCGAGATGGGGGTCGAACCGACCGGTAACGGCCGTGCCCAGGATTTCGGGCACCGGGTCTGGGTCAGGATGACCAACACCTTCTTCGATAAGGGCGACGCCACCTTGGAAGAGATGCTGGAGGACGTGAAGTACGGGGTGCTGACCGACCACATGATCAGCGGCATGGAGGACCCGGTGGCCGGCGGTTTCGAGGCCAAGGCCTTGCGCGGTTTCCTGATCGAGAACGGGAAAGTGACGGACATGCTCCGCTCCTTCACCCTCACCGGCAACGCCCTGGAGATACTGAAGACCACCGATTCGGTGGGAAAGGAGGTGCTGTTCGATGGCGGCACCTGCGGCAAAGGCATTGAGGACTTCGTACCGGTCTCCTCGGGAGGGCCATATTGCCGTTCCAAGATAACCCTGGGAGGCGGTTGA
- the mvaD gene encoding diphosphomevalonate decarboxylase — protein sequence MSYTKASATAYPIQGLIKYHGLKDEQLRIPYHDSISVCTAPLMSHTTIEFGYDEDTCAYDGKMASPRESQRILDVVNPMRELAGERTGFRMVSQNNFRSNIGLGASASGFAALALAASSALGLGLSLESVSRFARRGAGSASRAVTGGFSIWYAGTNDQGSYSARIASSKDLDMGIVAALVPAYKSTEDAHRSVVTSPFFKARLEYVKDAIPQMKEAIRSRNFEQIGKLAELDTLLLHGITMTGVDELFLWRPDTVSIILEVKKMRSEGLQCYFSIDTGATVYVNSRLEDTNEVAKRIAGLGIEVMKCHVGDEARIVNDHLF from the coding sequence GTGAGTTACACGAAGGCATCGGCGACGGCGTATCCGATCCAGGGACTGATAAAATACCATGGACTCAAGGATGAACAGCTCCGCATACCCTATCACGATTCGATCTCCGTTTGCACAGCGCCATTGATGAGCCACACCACGATCGAGTTCGGATACGATGAGGATACCTGTGCCTACGACGGCAAAATGGCCTCCCCTCGTGAATCGCAGAGGATCCTGGATGTGGTCAACCCGATGCGGGAGCTGGCGGGAGAGAGGACCGGGTTCAGGATGGTCTCCCAGAACAATTTCAGGTCGAACATCGGTCTGGGAGCGAGCGCATCCGGGTTCGCCGCCTTGGCCCTTGCGGCATCTTCGGCGCTCGGTCTCGGGCTCAGCCTGGAGAGCGTCTCACGTTTCGCACGTCGGGGTGCCGGTTCGGCATCCAGGGCGGTGACCGGTGGGTTCTCGATCTGGTATGCCGGAACGAACGACCAGGGCAGCTATTCTGCCCGGATCGCTTCTTCGAAGGACTTGGACATGGGCATCGTAGCGGCGCTGGTGCCGGCCTACAAATCCACTGAGGACGCGCACCGTTCGGTGGTGACCTCGCCATTCTTCAAGGCCCGACTGGAGTATGTCAAGGACGCCATCCCTCAGATGAAGGAGGCCATACGTTCGAGGAACTTCGAGCAGATAGGGAAGCTGGCGGAGCTGGATACGCTCCTACTGCACGGCATCACCATGACCGGGGTGGACGAACTGTTCCTCTGGAGGCCGGATACGGTAAGCATCATACTGGAGGTGAAGAAGATGCGGTCGGAGGGTCTGCAGTGCTACTTCTCCATCGACACCGGCGCCACCGTCTACGTCAATTCCAGATTGGAGGACACAAACGAAGTGGCCAAGAGGATCGCCGGGCTCGGCATAGAAGTGATGAAATGCCATGTCGGAGATGAGGCCCGGATAGTGAACGATCATCTATTCTAA